Within the Pseudomonas chlororaphis subsp. aurantiaca genome, the region CTGCAGCCGGTTCCAGGGAGGAGGCGCTGCGCAAGCGGATCAATGATGACTTCGAGTCTCTGCGTGAGGAGGCTCGGAGCAACCACAACGACGACTTCCCCACGAAGTTGCAGTTTTCCGTGTGGAATGGCCTGGATGATCCCCTCAAGGGTGGGTTGGCCTTTCATTACAACGCCCACGACCTGGACTCAGTCGCCAGCATGCGCTTCGAAGATGGCGGGGCGCTTGTGGCAGCCATTCCCGATGTGAAACCGATAGTGATCAGGGTGATTCAGTTGGCCGTTGAACTGTGGCCTGAACTTGACTGGTGCGTGCTGGCGCCAAAAGACCACTATTTGCGCACCAAGGTGTTCAAGGACCGGCAGACCGTCGGCTGGGTCGGGTTTTGTCCACACGTGTTGCGGGCCGGGGATTTTCCGAGCGCCGACCAGCTCATCGACATTCCAAAACGTGGCACGCTGATCGTGAGTTGTCCACAGGTGATGGATGAGGGCAAACGGGCTGATGTCCAGCGAGTGGCGGAGATCGATATCAAG harbors:
- a CDS encoding immunity 52 family protein, which encodes MRFEDGGALVAAIPDVKPIVIRVIQLAVELWPELDWCVLAPKDHYLRTKVFKDRQTVGWVGFCPHVLRAGDFPSADQLIDIPKRGTLIVSCPQVMDEGKRADVQRVAEIDIKLAELGYLPLFMN